Proteins encoded by one window of Aphidius gifuensis isolate YNYX2018 linkage group LG2, ASM1490517v1, whole genome shotgun sequence:
- the LOC122848810 gene encoding NHL repeat-containing protein 2 → MTMRQLFSIRKLLLKNIKFPCPSRGMWCGQQNKKMNLQETIETLTQECIKFRKTLNSISEEKEKEKIVLKHIKKWADSDNCVNNFQKGLEWFNVSKGLSMSEHLAGKIVVLDFFTYCCINCMHILPDLDALEKKYTINDGLVVIGVHSAKFSNEKDSGNILSAVQRYKIDHPVVNDAKLSMWRDIGIVCWPSLVILGPKAQPLFVLVGEGHRDELFIYTKVALSYFKSQKQISNHELPLKPAQHLLPITRNVLLFPGKVTSFSSSNGDKIVISDTGNNRIIISTCDGKVEDIIGGYSPAFKDGNYEEARFNAPQGVCVLNDYIYVADNENHAIRQIDMKKRAVTTLAGNGKQGHDYVGGKNGKEQVLSSPWDVAIYYHEQNDGKKVPIIMIAIAGTHQLWALFLEDTIWWKNKIFKKGTCSAIVGSGKEENRNNSYPHASGLAQPSGIAIVQSLKAIFFADSESSSIRRVHLQDGKVSAVAGADRNPSDLHNYGDIDGIKFTAKLQHPLGVTWCDNENKIYVADTYNGKIKCVDPDGKCTTAFGAGKPSKDFTFNEPSGLTILPTSGDLIVADTNNHCIKIINRKDKKISILSLTLPETCESIPEKLFEFPVEISNEEARLKISFDPKFTDGIKFNSDAPQTWSMILPDDWSNKKINGRFGSSIDVTIPKENTQRQIHIILNLIVCKTDECIPKKLKIILDLSRKSNGPAEINVQKELLIK, encoded by the exons ATGACCATGAGACAGCTGTTTTCAAttcgtaaattattattaaaaaatattaaatttccatGCCCATCTAGAGGTATGTGGTGTggacaacaaaataaaaaaatgaatttacaagaAACAATTGAAACACTGACACAAGAATGTATTAAATTTCgtaaaacattaaattcaataagtgaagaaaaagaaaaagaaaaaattgtactTAAGCATATTAAAAAGTGGGCAGACAGTGATAATTGTGtcaacaattttcaaaaag GATTAGAATGGTTCAATGTATCAAAGGGTCTTTCTATGTCCGAGCATCTGGCTGGGAAAATTGTTGTATTAGACTTTTTCACTTATTGCTGTATCAACTGCATGCATATTTTACCAGATCTTGAtgcattggaaaaaaaatatacaataaatgatggacttgttgtt attGGAGTTCACAGTGCTAAATTTTCTAATGAAAAAGATTCTGGTAATATTTTATCAGCAGTTCAACGTTATAAAATAGATCATCCTGTTGTTAATGATGCAAAATTATCAATGTGGAGAGACATTGGAATTGTTTGTTGGCCAAGTCTTGTTATTTTag gTCCCAAAGCTCAGCCTTTGTTTGTCCTAGTTGGTGAGGGTCATCGTGatgaactttttatttatacaaaagttgcactatcatattttaaatcacaaaaacaaatatcaaatCATGAACTTCCATTGAAACCAGCACAACATTTATTACCAATAACAAGAAATGTACTATTATTTCCTGGTAAAGTaacatcattttcatcatcaaatggTGATAAAATTGTCATTTCAGATACTGGAAATAATAGAATTATAATATCAACTTGTGATGGAAAAGTTGAGGATATAATTGGTGGTTATTCACCAGCTTTTAAAGATGGAAATTATGAAGAAGCACGTTTTAATGCTCCTCAAGGTGTTTGTGtattaaatgattatatttatgttgctgataatgaaaatcatGCAATACGACaaattgatatgaaaaaaagggCTGTTACTACATTAGCAGGTAATGGAAAACAAGGACATGATTATGTTGGTGGTAAAAATGGTAAAGAACAAGTATTATCATCACCTTGGGATGTtgcaatttattatcatgaaCAAAATGATGGTAAAAAAGTACCAATTATTATGATTGCAATTGCTGGTACTCATCAACTATGGGCATTATTTTTAGAGGATACAATTtggtggaaaaataaaatttttaaaaaaggtaCATGTTCAGCAATTGTTGGTAGTGGTAAAgaagaaaatagaaataattcatATCCTCATGCATCTGGTCTTGCACAACCATCTGGTATAGCTATTGTACAATCCTtaaaagcaattttttttgctgataGTGAAAGTAGCTCAATAAGAAGAGTACATTTACAAGATGGTAAAGTTAGTGCTGTTGCTGGTGCTGATAGAAATCCATCTGATTTACATAATTATGGTGATATTGatggaataaaatttacaGCAAAGCTACAACATCCACTTGGTGTAACATGGtgtgataatgaaaataaaatttacgttGCTGATACatataatggaaaaattaaatgtgttGATCCAGATGGTAAATGTACAACTGCATTTGGTGCTGGTAAACCATCAAAagattttacatttaatgaaCCAAGTGGTTTAACAATACTTCCTACATCTGGTGATCTTATTGTTGCTGAtacaaataatcattgtattaaaataattaatagaaaagacaaaaaaatatctattttatcattaacattacCAGAAACTTGTGAAAGTATtccggaaaaattatttgaatttccaGTTGAAATAAGTAATGAAGAAGCacgtttaaaaatatcatttgatcCAAAATTTACTGAtggtattaaatttaattctgaTGCACCACAAACTTGGTCAATGATTTTACCTGATGATtggagtaataaaaaaattaatggacgTTTTGGTTCATCAATTGATGTAACAATTCCAAAAGAAAATACTCAAAGACAAATACATatcatattgaatttaattgtttgtaaAACAGATGAATGTATaccaaaaaaactaaaaattattcttgatTTATCTAGAAAATCAAATGGTCCAGCAGAGATTAATGTGCAAAAAGAATTACTCATTAAATAG
- the LOC122848813 gene encoding putative carbonic anhydrase 3 — MQWLITLVFLILGIHVTLQSPDGWGYTDKHGPKTWEGICQLGTRQSPIDIVDDDTLEADLGPLEFIKYDHLYNATVTNNGHTIQVALKGQPLLSGGGLETNYQLDQMHFHWEAEHTINGYRDPLELHLVHYNKKYNNFTTALKHENSISVVAVLFEKSEVDNKHLQPIIDAAKQVSNWELKSKIDIDVQGTVLPTLFIPADRTMYYRYDGSLTTPTCQEIVTWFIMTEKLPVSVSQLHVLRNIKNNEGPVTSNFRPTQNRYHRKVYHHLQGYISSQQKILSNSVYIILIVFSNILVFL, encoded by the exons ATGCAGTGGCTAATTactttggtatttttaatcctag GTATTCATGTTACATTGCAAAGTCCAGATGGATGGGGATACACAGATAAACATG gaCCAAAAACGTGGGAAGGTATTTGTCAACTTGGTACTCGTCAATCACCTATTGacattgttgatgatgacacCCTTGAAGCTGATTTAGGACcacttgaatttataaaatacgaTCATCTGTATAATGCAACAGTCACAAATAATGGACATACTa ttCAAGTTGCGTTGAAAGGACAGCCTTTGTTATCTGGTGGTGGATTAGAGACAAATTATCAACTGGATCAAATGCATTTTCATTGGGAAGCTGAACATACAATTAATGGTTATCGTGATCCATTGGAGCTACATCTTgttcattataataaaaaatataacaattttacaACTGCtttaaaacatgaaaatagtATCAGTGTTGTTGCTGTTCTTTTTGAG AAAAGTGAGGTAGATAATAAACACTTACAGCCAATAATTGATGCTGCAAAACAAGTATCAAATTGggaattaaaaagtaaaatagatATAGATGTACAAGGTACAGTACTTCCAACATTATTTATACCTGCTGATAGAACAATGTATTATCGTTATGATGGATCATTAACAACACCAACTTGTCAAGAAATTGTAACATGGTTTATTATGACTGAAAAATTACCTGTATCTGTGTCTCAG CTTCATGTAttgagaaatattaaaaacaatgagGGTCCAGTAACAAGTAATTTTAGACCAACACAAAATCGTTATCATCGTAAAGTTTATCATCATCTGCAAGGTTATATCTCaagtcaacaaaaaattttatcaaattcagtttacataattttaattgtattttcaaatattctagtctttttataa
- the LOC122848811 gene encoding anosmin-1 produces MITPINTRWWPWWLLFPGCLASWSKYTEEYDSMRVARCDSKCDGYSPIDECMENCLITNYTKPGYCPEENSMSPFEAACLVACSSDSQCSDLSKCCINDCGITCMKPTGLDERTDLPPIPDNIEIRREKSNMISLSWGIKTSKDMIIKSTKAKKDWMYDEQSSIRYLVEERHVLGPRYLESRLSSWFVRHLSSKPHTSIRSGLKTGHWYQFRVAAVNEYGSKGYSPPSIPFKTAEPKSPREPRNLSLSGARVHSDDGKLRILLKWKQPPSDVPIMFYKLYWSRLIRGPTNDSILVNHRSVPKDKNCYEIKNLEIGCQYFLQVQAVSLYGGRKLASKKASKVFNSTDYAKYVDVTGQTGRCDKHDAGLRVKRLICQCESEIEARLAWPVDNLAGSYNISWRQDKSSTLQNLVAKTYITQKTHYNIKGLRKNCTYVVNVQSIANDIQQIKSKNWPHYRTLEIEFITKNCQQRQNNNNQNEIETFKCKRRKARIKKINNDFV; encoded by the exons tgCATGGAGAATTGTTTAATAACCAACTATACAAAACCAGGTTATTGTCCTGAGGAAAATTCAATGTCACCATTTGAAGCTGCATGTCTTGTTGCTTGTTCAAGTGATTCACAATGTtctgatttatcaaaatgttGTATAAATGATTGTGGTATAACTTGCATGAAACCAACTGGTCTGGATGAACGTActg atttaccACCGATACCAGATAACATTGAAATACGTCGTGAAAAAAGTAACATGATTAGTCTTAGTTGGGGTATTAAAACAAGCAAagatatgattattaaaagtacAAAGGCTAAAAAAGATTGGATGTATGATGAGCAATCAAGTATCAGATATCTTGTTGAAGAACGTCACGTATTGGGACCACGTTACTTAGAATCACGTTTAAGTTCCTGGTTTGTGCGTCATCTTTCAAGTAAACCACATACATCAATACGTTCAGGTCTTAAAACTGGTCATTGGTATCAATTTCGTGTTGCTGCGGTTAATGAATATGGCTCAAAAGGATATTCACCACCTTCAATACCATTTAAAACCGCAg AACCAAAAAGTCCACGTGAGCCACGAAACCTGTCGCTCAGCGGGGCACGTGTTCATTCAGATGATGGTAAATTAAGAATATTACTCAAATGGAAACAACCACCTTCTGATGTACCAATTATGTTTTACAAGCTATACTGGAGTCGTTTAATTCGTGGTCCTACTAATGATTCAATTCTCGTTAATCACAGAAGTGTGCCAAAA gatAAAAATTgctatgaaataaaaaatttagaaattggctgtcaatattttttgcaagtTCAAGCAGTGTCATTGTATGGTGGTCGTAAATTGGCATCAAAAAAAGCATCAAAAGTCTTTAACAGCACGGATTACGCGAAATATG tgGATGTCACGGGTCAAACGGGAAGATGTGATAAACATGATGCTGGATTACGAGTGAAGCGTTTAATTTGCCAATGTGAAAGTGAAATTGAGGCACGTTTAGCATGGCCAGTTGATAATTTAGCTGGAAGTTATAATATTAGCTGGCGACAAGATAAATCATCAACTCTGCAAAATCTTGTTGCCAAAACATATATCACTCAA AAAACACATTATAATATCAAAGGCCTGAGAAAAAATTGTACATATGTTGTTAATGTTCAAAGTATTGCTAATGatatacaacaaataaaatctaaaaattggCCTCATTATCGTACATtggaaattgaatttataactaaaaattgtcaacaacgtcaaaataataataatcaaaatgaaattgaaacgTTCAAATGTAAAAGAAGAAAAGCTagaattaagaaaattaataatgattttgtttGA
- the LOC122848812 gene encoding two pore potassium channel protein sup-9, with amino-acid sequence MARVPMRTSMRSRESLSTSAGVDPRERIEDCCRKLVAFMCTQVGVGGLVVGYAIVGAFGFISIETQEEYPHVLKMLKLRRNYAGKLWNNTVADQRINVFNKLAFEKNTDIILEEFQNKVVDAVKAGYNGKTVQEVWSLPAALMYCLSVFTMIGYGNMVPRTPWGKGATVVYAIFGIPLYVLYFLNMGKVLAGTFRWLYRWFHECTGRKRPGRRIIVPSTACLWVISGYILAGTITFAQWEGWGYLDSAYFCVTSLCKIGMGDFVPGANIVEAKSGSHMKLIINFVYLLFGLGLVAMCYNLMREDVRVKAKEFREDCIDAFEDFRQRMVNCCRSNPD; translated from the exons ATGGCAAGAGTGCCAATGAGAACATCAATGAGAAGTCGTGAATCATTAAGTACATCAGCTGGTGTTGATCCAAGAGAAAGAATTGAAGATTGTTGTCGTAAATTAGTTGCATTTATGTGTACACAAGTTGGTGTTGGTGGTCTTGTTGTTGGTTATGCTATTGTTGGTGCATTTGGTTTTATAAGTATTGAAACACAAGAAGAATATCCAcatgtattaaaaatgttaaaattacgTAGAAATTATGCTGGTAAATTATGGAATAATACTGTTGCTGATCAACGtattaatgtatttaataaattagcatttgaaaaaaatactgataTTATATTAGaagaatttcaaaataaagttGTTGATGCTGTTAAAGCTGGTTATAATGGTAAAACAGTACAAGAAGTATGGTCATTACCAGCAGCACTTATGTATTGTTTATCAGTATTTACAATGATTG gaTATGGTAATATGGTACCAAGAACACCATGGGGTAAAGGTGCAACAGTTGTCTATGCTATTTTTGGTATACCACTTTatgtactttattttttaaatatgggAAAAGTACTTGCTGGAACATttag ATGGCTGTATCGTTGGTTTCATGAATGTACTGGTAGAAAAAGACCAGGAAGAAGAATAATTGTACCATCAACAGCTTGTCTTTGGGTAATTTCTGGTTATATACTTGCTGGTACAATAACATTTGCACAATGGGAAGGATGGGGTTATCTTGATTCAGCATATTTTTGTGTAACTTCATTGTGTAAAATTGGAATGGGTGATTTTGTACCAGGTGCTAATATTGTAGAAGCTAAAAGTGGTAGTCATATGAaacttattataaattttgtttatttattatttggtcTTGGATTAGTGGCAATGTGTTATAATCTCATGAGAGAAGATGTACGTGTTAAAGCTAAAGAATTTCGTGAAGATTGTATTGATGCATTTGAAGATTTTCGACAAAGAATGGTTAATTGTTGTCGATCAAATCCagattaa
- the LOC122848818 gene encoding DNA repair protein SWI5 homolog: MSNTSSTTSTTTTTPNIQEPMNTEHVSLTVNTPKIKQTPDMKRSLNAPLTEDEKIEANKLREYEKELDDELAKLKNELNDGSSMVDTMNALHEYNDIKDAAQVVLGAIATMHGVTIASLQKDFDVPCDS; the protein is encoded by the coding sequence ATGTCAAacacatcatcaacaacatcaacaacaacaacaacaccaaacATTCAAGAGCCAATGAACACTGAACATGTAAGCTTGACTGTCAATacaccaaaaataaaacaaactccAGACATGAAGAGATCGTTGAATGCTCCATTGACTGAGGATGAAAAAATAGAAGCCAATAAACTACGAGAATATGAAAAAGAGCTAGATGATGAATTGGCTAaacttaaaaatgaattaaatgatgGATCCTCAATGGTGGACACAATGAATGCTCTTCATGAATACAATGACATCAAGGATGCAGCACAAGTTGTTCTAGGTGCAATTGCAACAATGCATGGTGTTACAATTGCCAGTTTACAAAAAGATTTTGATGTACCATGTGACtcataa